The proteins below come from a single Cannabis sativa cultivar Pink pepper isolate KNU-18-1 chromosome 3, ASM2916894v1, whole genome shotgun sequence genomic window:
- the LOC115708871 gene encoding uncharacterized protein LOC115708871, which yields MKPINDDKVTIKAVSRDEEGRKRVEKAEIKTHDPDTLKYVEKKLTDKGVQRLERHPANGIGIGRGPPKSGHGGKYTWEGPDEIAESELSPIPAAIDERDPNYVDEVAEERIVRGEVDEVAGIVIGEVEVPKVVEDREGVARVEVDPHIKLN from the coding sequence ATGAAGCCTATAAACGACGACAAGGTGACGATTAAAGCGGTGAGCCGCGATGAGGAAGGGCGCAAGAGAGTGGAGAAGGCTGAGATCAAAACTCACGACCCAGACACCCTCAAGTACGTGGAGAAGAAGCTAACTGACAAAGGGGTTCAGAGGTTGGAACGCCACCCCGCCAACGGCATCGGAATCGGTCGGGGGCCACCCAAGTCCGGCCACGGAGGCAAGTACACGTGGGAAGGACCCGACGAGATTGCGGAGAGCGAGCTTTCTCCTATCCCGGCGGCTATCGACGAAAGGGACCCGAATTATGTGGACGAGGTGGCGGAGGAGAGGATTGTGAGGGGTGAGGTTGATGAGGTTGCTGGGATTGTGATCGGAGAAGTTGAGGTGCCTAAAGTGGTTGAGGATAGAGAAGGTGTTGCTAGAGTTGAGGTTGATCCTCATATtaaacttaattaa
- the LOC133035921 gene encoding uncharacterized protein LOC133035921: MAEEIRVGEGHKMKEKLIVRETETKETEEKNNVVDFGDLLEKLNLGQQRKKKLIVLALGGLLCHRVYRRDKSSAPKSRRPDTSYGNFFVYKRPYCEGFMKFCLERFEVGIWSSAREWYMNNALDCIMKGLRGKLLFAWDQNQCTDSGFRTLENKEKPLFLKDLKKLWQNKYLSKGVFSSSNTLLIDDKPYKALLNPSNTAIFIDHEYKAVDVDDVALGPNSELRVYLDELAKAEDDIPGYVEKHPFGQPAITPNHPDWDFYSKVLRSFGKNTTTT, from the exons ATGGCAGAAGAAATAAGGGTTGGTGAGGGtcataaaatgaaagaaaaactaATAGTACGTGAAACTGAAACTAAAGAAACTGAAGAAAAGAATAATGTAGTGGATTTTGGAGACTTGTTGGAGAAACTGAACCTTGGTCAACAACGAAAGAAAAAGCTTATTGTTCTTGCTCTTGGTGGACTTCTTTGCCATAGAGTCTACCGCCGTGACAAGTCTAGTGCTCCAAAATCTCGTCGTCCTGATACTTCTTATGGAAATTTCTTCG TTTACAAGAGGCCTTATTGTGAAGGATTCATGAAGTTCTGCTTGGAAAGATTTGAAGTCGGAATATGGTCCTCTGCTAGAGA ATGGTACATGAACAATGCCCTGGATTGCATAATGAAAGGATTAAGGGGCAAACTGCTATTTGCATGG gaTCAAAATCAATGCACTGATTCAGGTTTCCGTACATTGGAGAATAAAGAAAAACCTTTGTTTTTGAAGGACTTGAAAAAATTGTGGCAAAACAAGTACCTTTCCAAAGGAGTGTTTTCTTCATCGAACACTCTCTTGATAGACGACAAGCCTTATAAAGCACTGCTAAATCca TCAAACACTGCTATATTTATTGATCATGAATATAAAGCTGTTGATGTTGATGATGTGGCTTTAG GTCCAAATAGTGAGCTTCGTGTTTACTTAGATGAATTGGCGAAAGCAGAAGATGATATTCCTGGTTATGTTGAAAAGCATCCATTTGGGCAACCTGCTATAACTCCTAACCATCCAGACTGGGATTTTTATTCCAAAGTTCTTCGAAGTTTTGGAAAGAACACCACTACTACTTAG